The Anguilla anguilla isolate fAngAng1 chromosome 19, fAngAng1.pri, whole genome shotgun sequence genome has a segment encoding these proteins:
- the pnpla8 gene encoding calcium-independent phospholipase A2-gamma encodes MSIRWVLDTYTFTLSWLGNLWQTKAQRLVWSRLPTIRFLPSRLHVRRQPGHAAGRLGWTQVRSTRRRVVWLGHRLGLCTSCAHASASSPGGWSGLSHRMSRIRSTLDSVSKAVSGTHSDLLSRIARLKPAAVTAGKGEAGPAPGAMAEEAPPREAPTPVVAEEGPRPGETAAREDVRPPAPPAQQGAGAVATVTKQTSDLFHPSYFAVNLGETYSYLAHHVNAYFGMAAKTDDKRPEDRGDVAQPPAPDGGKPDDARFLVPSLVSDKAAPESAPPPDPGSALPAPPTSPKKGIGHYLPNPGPSMQAFVGSYIAPLVPKFRSDPKGVAPEKDKPAAAAEEAPAKQTESAESKEQRAAEDRAKRLLQQREKIIARVSVDNRTRALVQALHRASDVKLYIKRVEDLSYHLLEFPETRGVAVKEKVIPCLLRLRQAGDPALQAAVREALALVGYTDPVKGRGIRVLSIDGGGTRGLVALQTLRELEDLTGKPIYQLFDYICGVSTGAILAFMLGVFQIPLNECEELYRKLGSDVFKQNVIVGTVKMGWSHAFYDSEAWENLLKERLGADLMVETARNARCPKVAAVSTIVNRGTPLKAYVFRNYNLQPGVRSHYLGGCQHKLWQAIRASSAAPGYFQEFVLGNDLHQDGGLLINNPTALAVHECKCLWPNTPLQCVVSLGTGRFESHGKNSTAYTSLKTKLTNVISSATDTEEVHSMLDALLPPDSYFRFNPFLSEDIALDESRRERLNLLQAQGAQYLQRNEEKLRRAAAALLQEKSALQRLAEWLRLKAHMYDGLPFSKL; translated from the exons atgAGCATTCGCTGGGTTTTGGACACATACACGTTCACTTTGAGCTGGCTTGGTAACCTGTGGCAGACTAAAGCCCAGAGGCTGGTGTGGTCCCGCCTGCCCACCATTCGCTTCCTGCCTTCCAGGCTCCACGTCAGGAGGCAGCCGGGCCACGCAGCTGGCCGCCTGGGCTGGACGCAGGTCCGGAGCACCAGGAGGAGGGTGGTGTGGCTGGGTCACAGGTTAGGGCTGTGCACCAGCTGCGCCCATGCCAGCGCCTCGTCTCCGGGCGGGTGGAGCGGTCTGAGCCATCGCATGTCGCGGATCAGGAGCACGCTGGACTCGGTGTCGAAGGCCGTCAGCGGGACGCACAGCGACCTCCTCTCCAGGATCGCGCGGCTCAAACCCGCCGCCGTCACGGCAGGGAaaggggaggcggggcccgCCCCGGGGGCCATGGCTGAGGAGGCCCCGCCCAGGGAAGCCCCGACTCCGGTCGTCGCAGAGGAGGGGCCCCGCCCCGGCGAAACGGCCGCCCGGGAGGACGTGAGGCCGCCAGCCCCTCCAGCCCAGCAGGGAGCCGGCGCGGTCGCCACGGTAACCAAGCAAACCTCTGACCTTTTCCACCCCAGCTATTTCGCGGTGAACTTGGGCGAGACGTACAGCTACCTGGCCCACCACGTGAACGCCTATTTCGGGATGGCGGCGAAGACGGACGACAAGAGGCCGGAGGACCGCGGCGACGTCGCCCAACCCCCCGCGCCGGATGGCGGGAAGCCCGACGACGCCCGCTTCCTCGTCCCCTCGCTCGTTTCCGACAAGGCGGCGCCGGAGTCGGCTCCGCCCCCCGATCCCGGCTCCGccctcccggccccgcccacctctccAAAGAAGGGGATCGGGCATTACCTGCCCAACCCCGGGCCGAGCATGCAGGCGTTCGTCGGCAGCTACATCGCCCCCCTGGTCCCCAAGTTCCGGTCGGACCCGAAGGGCGTCGCCCCGGAGAAGGACAAACCGGCGGCGGCAGCGGAAGAGGCGCCCGCCAAGCAGACAGAGAGCGCCGAGAGCAAGGAGCAGCGGGCTGCCGAAGACCGGGCCAAACGCCTGCTGCAGCAGCGGGAGAAG ATCATTGCCAGGGTGAGCGTGGACAACCGGACCCGCGCCCTGGTCCAGGCGCTCCACCGCGCGTCCGATGTCAAGCTCTACATCAAACGGGTGGAGGACCTCAGCTACCACCTGCTGGAGTTCCCCGAGACCCGCGGAGTGGCCGTAAAG GAGAAGGTGATCCCCTGCCTGCTGCGCCTCAGGCAGGCGGGTGACCCCGCCCTGCAGGCCGCCGTCCGGGAGGCCCTGGCGCTGGTGGGGTACACCGACCCGGTGAAAGGGCGGGGCATCCGGGTCCTGTCCATAGACGGAGGCGGGACCAG ggGACTGGTTGCCCTCCAGACTTTGCGTGAGTTGGAAGACCTGACAGGCAAACCCATCTACCAGCTGTTTGATTACATCTGTGGTGTCAGCACAG GGGCCATATTGGCCTTCATGCTGGGCGTGTTCCAGATCCCCCTGAACGAGTGCGAGGAGCTGTACAGGAAGCTGGGCTCGGACGTCTTCAAGCAGAACGTCATCGTGGGCACGGTGAAGATGGGGTGGAGCCACGCCTTCTACGACAGCGAGGCCTGGGAGAACCTCCTCAA GGAAAGATTGGGCGCCGACCTCATGGTCGAAACCGCGAGGAACGCCAGATGTCCGAAG GTGGCAGCAGTGAGCACCATCGTGAACCGAGGCACCCCTCTGAAGGCCTACGTGTTCCGGAACTACAACCTGCAGCCGGGGGTGCGCTCCCACTACCTGGGGGGCTGCCAGCACAAGCTGTGGCAGGCCATCCGAGCCTCGTCCGCGGCCCCCGGGTACTTCCAGGAGTTTGTGCTGGGTAACGACCTGCACCAG gaCGGCGGGCTGCTGATCAATAACCCGACGGCGCTGGCGGTGCACGAGTGCAAGTGCCTGTGGCCCAACACGCCGCTGCAGTGCGTCGTCTCCCTGGGCACCGGCCGCTTCGAGAGCCACGGCAAGAACAGCACCGCCTACACCAGCCTGAAGACCAAGCTCACCAACGTCATCAGCAGCGCCACCGACAccgagg aggtgCACTCCATGCTGGACGCCCTCCTGCCCCCGGACTCCTACTTCCGCTTCAACCCGTTCCTGAGCGAGGACATTGCGCTGGACGAGAGCCGGCGGGAGCGGCTCAACCTGCTGCAGGCGCAGGGGGCGCAGTACCTGCAGCGCAACGAGGAGAAGCTGCGCCGGGCCGCCGCCGCACTGCTGCAGGAGAAGAGCGCCCTGCAGAGACTCGCCGAGTGGCTGCGGCTCAAGGCCCACATGTACGACGGCCTGCCCTTCTCCAAgctgtag